In Symmachiella dynata, the following are encoded in one genomic region:
- a CDS encoding dihydroorotase: protein MTSTRIRGGRVIDPSQGIDTVADLVLQDGKVVSIGTSTAAADVEIDATDMIVCPGLIDMHVSLREPGFEEDETIATGAAAALAGGITSVACMPDTQPVVDNRAAAEFIILQAGRAGLANVFPLGAVTKDCNGEELAEIGQLVEAGVVAFSDATRPLANAEIMRRALEYCGMFNRPIFNHPAVPELVHGGVMHEDYVSTELGLRGMPAAAEDIAVGRDIALAKVTGGRVHLQTISSLGSIDQIRRAKAAGLRVTAEITPHNFTLMDDRLRTFNSNYKVDPPLRTADHLAACIEGLQDGTIDAICSDHQPFAPEKKSRELNLVPFGASGLETLLPISIASLIEPGHLDWPQLIGKLTNGPAKILGIPKGTLATGADADVTIIDPQVEWTIDAAQFRSRGHNTPFDGWKVRGRARTVLVAGVVAYEV from the coding sequence ATGACAAGCACACGAATTCGCGGCGGCCGCGTGATCGATCCCAGCCAGGGAATCGATACCGTTGCGGATCTAGTTTTGCAGGATGGGAAGGTGGTCAGCATCGGCACATCGACTGCCGCTGCGGATGTCGAGATCGATGCCACCGACATGATCGTCTGCCCCGGCCTGATCGATATGCATGTCAGCCTCCGCGAACCCGGTTTCGAGGAAGATGAAACCATCGCCACCGGTGCCGCGGCGGCGCTGGCCGGAGGCATCACCAGCGTGGCCTGCATGCCCGACACTCAACCGGTTGTCGACAATCGAGCGGCCGCGGAATTCATCATCCTCCAAGCGGGACGGGCGGGTCTGGCCAATGTGTTTCCACTGGGGGCGGTGACCAAAGATTGTAACGGTGAGGAACTGGCCGAGATCGGCCAATTGGTCGAAGCAGGGGTCGTCGCCTTTTCGGATGCGACCCGGCCGTTGGCCAATGCCGAAATCATGCGCCGCGCACTGGAATATTGCGGCATGTTCAACCGTCCCATCTTCAATCATCCTGCCGTCCCTGAGCTGGTGCATGGCGGGGTGATGCATGAAGATTACGTCTCGACCGAATTGGGACTGCGAGGCATGCCGGCTGCTGCGGAAGATATTGCCGTCGGCCGCGATATCGCCTTGGCCAAAGTCACCGGCGGACGCGTGCACCTGCAAACGATTTCCAGTCTTGGCAGCATCGATCAAATCCGCCGCGCCAAAGCCGCCGGATTGCGCGTGACCGCTGAAATCACGCCGCACAACTTCACCCTCATGGACGACCGGCTGCGAACGTTCAACTCCAATTACAAAGTCGATCCGCCACTACGAACGGCTGACCACCTAGCTGCCTGCATCGAGGGGTTGCAGGATGGCACTATTGATGCGATCTGCTCAGACCACCAACCCTTTGCGCCGGAAAAGAAAAGCCGGGAGTTGAACCTCGTCCCGTTCGGCGCATCCGGTTTGGAAACCTTGCTGCCGATTTCCATCGCCAGTCTGATCGAACCGGGACACCTCGACTGGCCGCAGTTGATCGGAAAATTGACCAACGGTCCGGCGAAAATCCTCGGCATCCCCAAAGGGACCTTGGCAACCGGCGCCGATGCTGACGTGACGATCATCGACCCGCAAGTCGAGTGGACCATCGACGCGGCCCAGTTTCGCTCGCGCGGCCACAACACACCATTCGACGGCTGGAAAGTCCGCGGCCGCGCCCGGACTGTGCTAGTGGCCGGTGTTGTGGCATATGAGGTTTAG
- a CDS encoding SUMF1/EgtB/PvdO family nonheme iron enzyme: MSNDERSGLGLRDVIVALVVLNLVVFLGLPAVEYAREAARNHTCTNNLSRLGVALHAYHDQYACLPPAAVWGSEGLDLPELFSHKDPTPVHVTRENWVQLLLPYLGEEELASQFDRTVPVVDPLNAAARTFELTAMHCPADTFNRPDNHYQLMLAGGESVSFARGNYAINGGSEYVPTQFGTLSNPGPTENGYHFSEETRAFQWYGNGIAGINKSFALDEIRNGTETMVAIEEVRAGIAPIDPRGVWAFGQIGGSITWGHGVTGDDGGPNFQLETGRADDILGGPTLVEQIGEEVLFNEKMSVCPYCNENFQATARSQHAGGVNVLMLSGAVHFVSDNVEPTLWHVMHARDSPPDIFTDTYAQELKGNYDYGEAVPSGSAAETSLDGAVEQKAFTNSVGLKFQLVPAGDFEMGVPDKDQFLPFPADAIPHPVTLTKPFYMGVCEVTQQQFQTVMGYNPSGHALEGQLKDVITISDTFQCPVENVSWDEATKFCQRLSDLPEEKAASRRYRLPTEAEWEYCCRAGTQGEIAFNKEWDPQDDSGEIAGKMTPPQPVSTMPVGSYSPNAFGMHDMCGNVFEWVADYRAQGYYNRSSERDPPGPAAGYLRVIRGWHWVATGPNCKVYVANPPWVGSPYIGFRVVCETVE; encoded by the coding sequence ATGTCGAACGACGAACGTTCAGGATTGGGCCTGCGGGATGTGATCGTCGCTCTTGTCGTTCTCAACCTCGTTGTTTTTCTGGGACTGCCGGCCGTCGAATATGCGCGCGAAGCGGCCCGAAATCATACCTGCACGAACAACCTCAGCCGCCTCGGCGTGGCGCTGCATGCCTATCACGACCAATACGCTTGTCTACCGCCGGCAGCGGTGTGGGGTTCGGAAGGGTTGGATCTCCCGGAACTTTTTTCGCACAAGGACCCAACACCGGTCCATGTGACCCGCGAAAACTGGGTGCAGTTGCTCTTGCCGTATCTTGGCGAAGAAGAATTGGCATCGCAGTTTGATCGAACGGTGCCGGTCGTCGATCCGCTGAACGCAGCCGCTCGCACCTTTGAGTTGACGGCGATGCACTGTCCTGCGGATACCTTCAATCGACCTGATAACCACTACCAACTCATGTTAGCTGGCGGCGAGTCAGTCAGTTTTGCGCGGGGGAATTATGCGATCAATGGCGGTAGTGAATATGTCCCCACGCAATTTGGCACACTTTCTAATCCCGGTCCGACTGAAAACGGATATCATTTTTCAGAAGAGACGCGCGCGTTTCAGTGGTATGGAAACGGGATCGCTGGAATCAACAAATCGTTTGCTTTGGACGAAATTCGCAACGGAACCGAAACAATGGTGGCGATTGAGGAGGTTCGAGCCGGGATTGCTCCGATTGATCCGCGCGGCGTTTGGGCATTCGGTCAAATCGGGGGGAGTATCACCTGGGGACACGGCGTGACGGGGGATGATGGGGGCCCAAACTTTCAATTAGAAACCGGGCGTGCGGATGACATTCTTGGAGGCCCGACGTTAGTCGAGCAAATTGGCGAGGAGGTTCTGTTTAACGAAAAAATGTCGGTCTGCCCATATTGTAACGAAAACTTCCAAGCCACAGCTCGCAGCCAACATGCTGGTGGTGTCAACGTTCTGATGTTGAGCGGAGCCGTGCACTTTGTCTCCGACAATGTCGAACCGACCTTGTGGCACGTGATGCACGCCCGAGATTCCCCTCCCGACATCTTCACCGACACGTATGCCCAAGAACTCAAAGGCAACTATGACTACGGCGAGGCGGTCCCTTCCGGCTCTGCGGCCGAAACATCGCTGGATGGTGCTGTTGAGCAGAAGGCGTTCACGAATTCCGTAGGCCTGAAATTCCAGTTGGTGCCTGCCGGAGACTTTGAAATGGGGGTGCCTGACAAAGATCAATTCCTCCCGTTTCCGGCGGATGCCATTCCGCATCCAGTGACCCTTACGAAACCTTTTTACATGGGAGTCTGTGAAGTCACGCAACAACAGTTCCAAACGGTGATGGGGTACAATCCGAGTGGGCACGCGCTCGAAGGGCAACTCAAAGATGTGATCACAATTAGCGATACGTTTCAGTGTCCTGTGGAAAATGTTTCCTGGGACGAAGCAACGAAGTTCTGTCAGCGGTTGTCGGATCTTCCCGAAGAGAAGGCGGCCAGCCGTCGTTACCGACTGCCGACCGAAGCGGAATGGGAGTATTGTTGCCGCGCCGGGACCCAGGGAGAAATCGCGTTTAACAAAGAGTGGGATCCCCAAGATGATTCAGGCGAGATTGCCGGCAAAATGACTCCGCCACAGCCGGTCTCCACAATGCCGGTCGGATCGTATTCACCAAACGCTTTTGGCATGCACGATATGTGTGGAAATGTCTTCGAGTGGGTCGCAGACTACCGGGCACAGGGCTACTACAATCGATCCTCAGAACGCGATCCGCCCGGCCCCGCTGCTGGATATTTGCGAGTCATCCGGGGTTGGCACTGGGTGGCTACGGGTCCGAACTGTAAGGTCTATGTCGCCAATCCACCGTGGGTTGGCAGTCCCTACATCGGATTTCGTGTGGTGTGCGAGACAGTAGAGTGA
- a CDS encoding DUF1559 domain-containing protein has translation MKRRGFSIVELLVVIAIIGLLVSLILPAVQSAREAARRTQCRNNLHQLGVAFHSYHEQFNQLPPVYVAVRNGSGPSELPQFLGVAGEQDDINFHSYAEFLLPHTEHSAIYNRIDFNAPSFSPVDLTAIGLPKYTADNRSAIATALPLFTCPSTPRVANPDTVIWDDIAVPIEYRNGGNDYGPSSGVNNPLKSLAPKQATLLGEGALSNNHINLAFKHILDGQSNTALMWEIAGRPQLYENGKAVDGGIANGGGWSDVLNAENWFTGSTSGGAACAINCTNQSESGTYSFHPGGVHVLLCDGSVHFVNENTSPDVFVGLVTYQGATIVPQF, from the coding sequence ATGAAGCGCCGCGGGTTTAGTATTGTTGAGTTACTGGTGGTCATCGCGATAATCGGGCTACTGGTCTCGCTGATTTTGCCGGCGGTCCAGTCCGCGCGGGAAGCCGCGCGGCGAACGCAGTGTCGCAACAACCTGCACCAGTTGGGTGTTGCTTTTCATAGTTACCACGAACAATTCAACCAACTGCCACCCGTGTATGTGGCGGTCAGAAATGGATCTGGACCCTCGGAATTGCCACAGTTTTTGGGTGTGGCCGGTGAGCAGGACGACATCAATTTTCATTCCTATGCGGAATTCCTGCTGCCGCACACTGAGCATTCGGCGATCTATAATCGCATCGACTTCAATGCACCCAGCTTTTCGCCCGTGGATTTAACGGCGATCGGATTGCCGAAATATACGGCCGACAATCGGTCGGCGATTGCCACGGCGCTGCCGCTGTTTACGTGCCCGTCGACGCCGCGCGTTGCCAATCCAGACACCGTCATCTGGGACGATATTGCCGTGCCGATCGAATATCGCAACGGTGGAAACGACTACGGCCCCAGTTCGGGGGTCAACAATCCGCTCAAAAGTTTAGCCCCCAAACAAGCCACGCTCTTGGGCGAGGGAGCGCTTTCCAACAATCACATCAACCTGGCTTTCAAACACATACTGGATGGCCAGTCGAATACCGCCTTGATGTGGGAAATCGCGGGCCGGCCACAGTTGTACGAAAATGGCAAAGCGGTCGATGGCGGCATTGCTAACGGCGGCGGTTGGTCGGATGTTTTGAATGCAGAAAACTGGTTCACCGGCAGCACGTCCGGGGGGGCCGCCTGTGCGATTAATTGTACCAATCAGTCGGAAAGCGGTACGTACAGTTTTCATCCCGGCGGCGTGCATGTGTTACTGTGCGACGGCTCAGTGCATTTCGTAAACGAGAATACGTCGCCCGATGTGTTCGTGGGGCTGGTGACCTATCAAGGGGCGACGATCGTGCCGCAGTTTTGA